TTCGTCGAGTTGGTGCCGGGCACGGACGGCATGGTGCACGTTTCGCAGTTGGATACCGAGCCGGTCAAGAGTCCGCGCGACCAATTCAAACTCGGCGATGACATGATGGTGATGGTCATCGCGATTGACGATGCCGGCAAGATTCGCCTTTCGCGTCAAGCCGTGCTCGAAGGGTGGACGGCGGAGCAAGCCGCGGAGCGCGATCGCGGTCCGCGCGGCGGCGGTGATCGCGGTGATCGCGGCGGACGCGGCGGTGGTGATCGCGGCGGCTATCGCGGCGCACGCGGACGCGATGATGATCGCGGCGAACGGCGCGGCGGCTTCCGACCACGACGATAATCGCGAGTGGCGAGTGACGGGTGACGAGTGGCGGATCATTTTTGCGACACGTCACTCGTCCTTTTTTATCAGAGGATGCGATGCAAGTGCAAGTCAAGTTCTTTGCGATTTTCCGCGAGATGGTCGGTAAGAAAAACGACGCGAAAGAAATCGCGGAGGGTACGACCGTTGAAGCGTTGTGGCGCGAGTACGCGGTCGCGAGTCCGCGTCTCGGTAATCTGCGCGCGGCGTACTCGGTGAATCAACACCTCGTCAAAGGCGATCATGTTTTGCGTGATGGCGACGAGGTGGGTTTCTTGCCGCCCGTCAGCGGCGGGCAAGTAAAAAGTAAAAAGGTAAAAGCTAAAAGTAAAATTCGCGTGCATTCGCGTAATTCGCGGATAACCAAGAACGCGTTGATCACGACTCGTCGGCTCGACTTGAACGCGCTCGTCGAGCGCGTCGAGTTTTCCGGCGCGGGTGCGATCCTGGTGTTTAGCGGCGTCGTGCGCGATAACGCGCGTGGCAAATCGGTCAAGCACCTCGAGTACGAAGCATACCCCGAAATGGCGGAACGCTCGCTGAACCAAATCATCGCCGAGATTCACGAACGCTGGGGCGACGTGCGCGTCGCGATGGCGCATCGCGTCGGCAAACTAAAAATCGGTGAGGCGAGTCTTGTGATCGCGGTTGCGTCGCCGCATCGTCCCGACGCGTATGCCGCGTCGCGTTATGCCATCGAGCGCGTCAAGGCGATCGTGCCGGTCTGGAAAAAAGAATTCACGCTCGACGGTGAAGACTGGGTCGAGGGTCCTATCGCCGGTGAGTTATCGCCGGACAAGGCGGAACAGATTGTCGCCGACGCGGAACGCGCGCATCCGTAGGGGATGCTACGGCGAGCGTTCCCTACTAAATTGCCATGTCCTCAGATTTTTACAAAATCCTGCAAGTTGATCCATCGGCGGAACCGGAAATCATCGAAGCCGCGTACAAACGATTGGTGCGCAAATACCACCCCGATGTCAACACGCTGCCCGACGCGACCGCGCGCATCCAAGAGATCAACGACGCGTACGAGGTGTTGAGCAATCCAGCTCTCCGCGCCGAGTACGATTGGCAGAGACAGGTCGCACTGTTACCCCCACCGGCTCGGCGCAAGCCGGTCTCCGCCCCGCGTTGGTGGTTAATCACTACGTTGGGAGTGGCGGGTGCGTTACTGATCCTGGGTGCGTGTGCGTTCTTTTCCGGCGCGTTCGTCTTCTTGCGCGAGCAACTCGCGCCCACATCCACGCGCGTCGCGCGGATCGCTACCGCCATCACGATTGTCGCGCCATCGCCTACGCTCACGCGCACGTTCACCCCGGAACCCACTTTCACGCGCACGCGCACGCCGCGTCCCACCCTGCGACCTTCGGCAACGCCAACGTCCGCGCCGCTTGGTTTCGCGCGCGAGCGACCGATGCCGCTGGGACAGGGTGTTGTGTGGACTGGACGCGAAGGCGAGCAAATCCGTTTCACGCTACTCAACGCGTATCGCGGCGATGAAGCGCGGATGTTGATTCAATCCGCGAATCCCGCGAACCCCGCGCCGCCGCCGGACTGGGTGTACCTGTTGTTCAAAGTGCGCGCGGAATTTGTGAAAGCGGGACTCAAGTCATCGGTTCAGCTTTCGGAGTATGATTTTCGCGCGCTCGCATCCCAGGAATACGCGGTGACCGACGCGCCGACGCTCGCGCCGCCCTCGCCGCGTTTGATGAAGACGCTCGCCGCCGGCGAATCGCTCGAGGGTTGGATCGCGTTCGCGATTCCCGCGGACGAAGCGGACGCGGTTCTTGCGTACGGTCAAACGATTTTTCCGAACGAGATGCGCGTGTGGATGAGTGTGCGGTGAGACTGCGATTTTTTGACTAGCCGGCGTTATGTGATATAATCGAATCAAGTTTAACAATCGAAATCGCAAAGGTGACCCGACCGCAAGGTCGCACTCGACGGTGCGCGTGGGTCTCAATAGGGCAAGTCCGGTTCCAGTCCGGCGCTGTCCCGCAACTGTAAGTTAGTCTAGTGCAATAGTGCGATAGTGTGTTAGTGCGTTAGTTCGTTCAGTCTCTCTACATCCTTCCACTACCGCACTATCGAACTATCCAACTATCGCACTAGAACACTAACAAGCCAGAACACCTGCCTTTGCAAGCGAACGTCTTGTTTCATGCGTTCGTATTCCGAGCAACCTTCGCGAGAAAGGGGGCAGGGTCATGAACAACACGGTTTAACCCCCTCTGCCTTTCGTAAGGCAGAGGGATTTTTTATTTCGACGGCGGACGCGTTCTGGTAGGGAACGCTCGCCGGAGCGTGCATCCGAATTTGAAAATCAAGATAGGAGCAAGTGATGAATAAGCGAATCGTTTTTCTGATCGGATTTCTCGCGCTGGTGTTGAGCGCATGTGCGCCGACTCCACCCCCGACCCAGGTTCCGCCGACGAGCGCGCCCGCGGCATTCCCGCTGACGATCACGGACGACGCGGGACGGGCGGTCACGATCAAAGCGGAACCCAAGCGCGTCGTCTCGCTCGCGCCGAGCAACACCGAAACGATCTACGCGCTCGGCAAAGGCGCGACCGTCGTCGGTGTGACCGAGTATTGCAATTTTCCGCCGGAAGCAAAAGAGAAACCCAAGGTCGGCGGGTTTGCGAAAATAGATCTCGAAAAAGTCGTCGGACTCTCGCCCGATCTTGTGCTCGCGACGAACATTCACGCAAAAAGCATCGTGCCCGAACTCGAAAAACGCGGACTGACTGTCGTGGTCATGGATCCGAAGAATATGACGGAAGTGATCGGCAAGCTCACGACGTTTGGCAAAATGCTCGGCGCGAATGAGGACGCGGGCAAACTCGCCGCGCAACTCAAGAGCCGGATGGACGCGATTATTTCTCAAGTGGCAACGGCGAAGACCAAGCCGCGCGTCTTTTACGAAATTGACAAGAGTCTCTACACGCCCGGTCCGGGTTCCTTCATTGACGATATGCTCGTACAAGCCGGCGGCGTGAACATTGCCGCCGCCGCGAAAGGCAACTTTGTTCAACTGAGCGTCGAAACGATCATCGCGCAAGACCCCGAAGTGATTTTCCTGGGCGATATGAATTTTGGCGAGACACCCGAAAAAATCAAGGTGCGTCCTGGTTGGGCAAATATCACCGCGGTCAAAACCGGGCGCATCGTTCCGCTGCCGAATGAGGATGTCATTTCGCGTCCGGGTCCGCGCATCGTCGAGGGATTCGAAATGCTCGCGCGCGGGCTGTATCCCGATTTATTCAAATGATGTAAAACGCAACTGGGTTGTCATTGCGAGGGCGGTTTTCGCCCGAAGCAATCACCCCTCCCAACCCTCCCCTTGTTAAGGGGAGGGCTAGGGCTCCCAATCCTCCCCTTAACAAGGGGAGGGCTAGGGTGGGGTTGAAGATTGCTTCGCCGCTTCGCGGCTCGCAATGACATGCTGAATCGAAATGACAAACCGCACACAGAATTCAAATGATTGAAGTACCGCGCGAAGCAAGGGCGCAATCTAATGCGCCCGATAAAACTGAAAACATCATTCCTGGGTCGCGTCATCGCGGCACAATCTTGTTGATCGCCGCGCTCGGCGTCATCATAACCGGCGCGGTTGCCGCAACCTTCGGCTCGGTCGCGATTCCGTTAGAGACGCTCGCGCGCATGATCGTGGTCAAATTGCCGGGCGCGCCCATCGCAGTGACGTGGCAAGCGAGCTGGGAAACGATTCTGTTCGACATTCGTTTGCCGCGCGTCGTGCTCGCGGGCTTGGTCGGCATCGCGCTCGCGACATCGGGCGCGACCTACCAGGGTCTGTTACGCAACCCGCTCGCCGATCCGTACTTGATCGGTGTGTCGTCCGGCGCGGCGCTCGGCGCGACGATTGCCATCGTCTTTTCTGTGGAGTTTGCAGGCGCGCTGCCGCTGTTCGCATTCCTGGGTGCGATCGGCGCGACGTTCGGCATCTACGCGCTCGCGCAATCCGACGGACGCGCCACGCCGACGACGTTGATTCTCGCGGGCGTCGCGCTCGGCGCGTTCCTCTCGGCGATCACGTCGTTCTTGATGTTTCGCAGTGACAGCGCGTTTCGTTCGTTTCAAATTATCGCGTGGATGATGGGCAGTTTTTCGTTGAGCAATTGGCAACAAGTACTCATTCTGTTGCCGTACCTCGCGCTGGGTTGGTTCGTCTTGTTCCTGCACGCGCGGTACTTGAACGTGTTGCAACTCGGCGAGACGCAGGCGCAGCAACTCGGCGTGCCGGTCGAGCGCGTGACGTTGACGCTCGTCGTCGCAACCTCGCTCGTCACCGCGGCGGCGGTCGCGGTGAGCGGCTTGATCGGTTTCGTCGGTTTGATCGTGCCGCACGCGGTTCGCCTCGTGTGGGGACCCGATCACCGGTTTCTCTTGCCGATGTGCGCGTTGCTTGGCGCGATGTTTCTCATTATCGCGGACACGCTCGCGCGCACACTGCTCGCGCCGAGCGAATTGCCGGTCGGCATCATTACGGCGTTTTGCGGTGCGCCGTTTTTTCTGTACTTGCTGCGGCGCAAAAGGGAGGTGCTGGGATGAACGCGATTCAATTGCGCGCGGAAGACGTGGAGTTCTCGTACAACCACAAACCGATTCTCGATGGGGTGAGCATGCAAGTGGAACCCGGCGAGATGGTCGGTTTGGTCGGTCCAAATGGCGCGGGCAAGTCCACGCTGATTAAATTGTTGAGCCGCGTGCTCACGCCGCAACGCGGACACGTCTGGCTCGATGGTCAGACCCTTGATCAACTCGCGCCCGACCTGGTCGCGCGTCGCGTCGCTGTCGTGCCGCAAATGTTCGACGTGCCGAACGGATTCACCGCGTTCGAAATCGTGATGATGGGGCGCACACCGCACCTGGGTTGGCTCAAGAGCGAAAGCGCGCGGGATGTTGAAATCGCGCGCGAGGCGATGCGCGCGACCGGCACCTGGGCGTTGGCGAATCGGATGATGCATCAACTTTCCGGCGGCGAGCGACAACGCGTCATCATCGCGCGCGCGCTCGCGCAAGAACCCAGGGTGCTCTTGCTCGACGAACCGACCGCGCACCTCGACGTGACGCATCAAATCGAAGTGATGGAGATCACGCGACGACTGAAGCACGCACGCGCACTCGCGATCCTGGGTGTCTTTCACGATCTGAATCTCGCCACGCAGTACTGCGACCGCATCGTTCTATTGAAAGAGGGACGCGTGTTTGCGGCGGGCAAACCGAGCGACGTCATCACGAGCGAAATCTTGCGTGCGGTGTACGGCATCGAGATGTGCGTGTTCCCGCACCCGCGCAACCAATTGCCCGCGGCGTTGATTGTAGGGAATGGCGGATAGCAAATGGCGGAGGACGCAATATGCAATATGCCATCTGTCCTTCGCAGAGGATATGACATGCGACAAGGGTTAGTGATTGTCAATACGGGAAACGGCAAAGGGAAAAGCACGGCGGCATTCGGCACGGTGTTGCGCGCGTGGGGACGTGGAATGCGCGTCTGCGTGATTCAATTCATCAAAGCGGAAACCGGCAACTGGGGCGAGACGCAAGCCGCGCGCAAAATGCAACTCGAATGGCATACGATGGGCGACGGATTTACGTGGCTGTCGAAAGACATCGAGGCGACGAAGGATAAAGTGCGCGCGGCGTGGCAACTCGCGCAAGAAAAAATCGCGAGCAGCGCGTTCGATCTCGTCGTGCTCGATGAAATGACGTACGCGTTTCACTACCAATGGCTCGACATCAATCAAGTGATCGCGTGGTTGCGCGAACACAAGCCGGCGGAGATGCATCTCATCATCACCGGGCGCGACGCGCCGGACGAACTCATCGAGTATGCCGATCTCGTCACCGAAATGCGCGAGATCAAACATCCGTACGCGCGCGGCATCAAAGCGCAAGCGGGAATCGAATTTTAACCAGACTGCCGACCACCGCCCACTGTTTTGCGGGCTACTCTCAGCGGTCGGCAGTTACATCATCAAAGGAGCAACGTGAACTTTCTCAATGAAACAATTGCGCAGATCCAACCGCTCGACGCGAACGCGCTGAATGCGGCGCGCGCGCGGCAAGACCAACTGACCAAACCCCAGGGCGCGATGGGACGACTCGAAACGCTTTCGATTCAACTTGCCGGCATCACCGCGCAGCCGCGTCCGCGATTCAAACAGCCCGCGGTCATTATGATGGCGGGCGATCACGGCGTCGCGCGGCAAGGCGTCAGTGCGTATCCCGCCGAAGTGACCCCACAAATGGTGTTCAACTTTTTGCAGGGCGGCGCGGCGATCAACGTGCTCGCGCGACACGTCGGCGCGCGCGTCGTCGTCGTAGATATGGGCGTCGCGAGCGACATGCCGGCGCATCCGAATTTGGTCAACGCGAAAATCGCGCTCGGCACGCGCGATTTTTCGGTTGGTCCGGCGATGACGCGCGAGGAAGCGCAACGCGCGGTCGAAGCCGGGATTCGTGTGGTAACACACGAGATCGAACGCGGCGTGGACATTGTCGGCACTGGCGATATGGGCATCGGCAATACGACGCCGTCCGCCGCGATTGCCTCTGTCATCACGCGGCGCGCGGTGCGCGAAGTGACCGGGCGCGGCACAGGTGTGGACGACGCGGGACTCGCACGCAAGGTCGCGATGATTGAACGCGCGATTCAAGTCAATCAGCCGAACGCGAGCGACGCGCTCGACGTGCTCGGTGATGTCGGTGGATTCGAAATCGCCGGACTCGCGGGCGTGATGATCGGTGCGGCGTCCAAGCGCGTGCCGGTCGTGATTGACGGATTTATTTCCGGCGCGGCGGCGCTCATCGCGTACGGACTCACGCCGGCGGTGCAGCCGTACTTGATCGCCGCGCATCGCTCCGTCGAAATCGGTCATCGCGCGATTCTCGACCATCTGCGCGTCGAACCCTTGCTCGATCTCGATTTGCGATTGGGCGAAGGCACCGGCGCGGCGCTCGGCATTTCGTTGTGTCTCGCCGCCGCGAAAATTCTCGACGAGATGGCGACGTTCGCGGATGCCGGCGTCTCTGAAAAAGCGTAATTGGTAATTGGTTATTACCAATTACCAATTACCAAATTTTGTCATGCGACTACTCGCCGCGCTCAGTTTCCTAACTTCAATCCCGATTCGCCGCGAATTCACGCCGAACCAGGTGGGACGTTCACTCGCGTTCTTTCCGGTCGTCGGCGCGCTGCTCGGCGCGATCCTGGTCGCGCTCGACGTGGTACTCGCGCGCGTCTTTCCATCGCTCGTCGTGAACGCGGGGTTGCTCGTGGCAACGATTCTGCTGACCGCCGCGCTGCATCTCGACGGGTGGATGGATTGTTGCGATGGATTGTTCGGACACAAGACGCTCGACGCGCGATTGCGAATCATGCGCGAGCCGCAGGTCGGCGCGTTCGGTGTGGCGGGCGGCGTGTTGATGGTGTTACTCAAATTCGCCGCGCTCGCAAGTTTGACGAGTCCACTGCGAACGCTCGCGCTCGTGATCGCCCCGGTCTTTTCGCGTTGGGCGATGGCGTACGCGGTGTTCGTTTATCCGTACGGACGCGCGTCGGGCAAGGGCAGTGTGTTCAAAGAAAACGCGCGCCGCGTGGATTTAATTATCGCGACGATTCTCGCGCTCGCGTTCACGCTTCCGCTGGTCGGCGGCGTCGCGATAGCCATCCTGGGTCTCGCGTGGCTCATCGCGATTCTCGTCGCGCGCTTTGCGATCGCACGCATCGAAGGATTGACCGGCGACGTGTACGGCGCGATCAACGAGTGCGTTGAGGTTTTGCTGTGGCTGATGTTAACGATCCAATTCTAATTCCCGGTATCGCGCTCGCGATAGATGAACGCGCGGTGCGTGTGGCGAGCGAGCGACCGCTCGCCGTGTTGAGTTCCGCCGTCGTTGGCGCAGAGTTGCGCGCGACGCGACACATCGTCAACATGCACGTCGTCAAGGGTTATCATTGCGCGAATCCCGAAGACGATCTCACCGCGTTTGCCGCGCAGTGTGGCATCACTGAATTGTTCGTCGGTATGATGACGGCGGCGTGGACGCAGAACGCGCGCGTTGCCATCGAAACGCACGCGGACATCTCGGTTGCCGCGATTGTCACCGCGGGCTTGGGCAACGCGATGAATGTGGGCGTCTCTCCGCCGCGCGCGCTGAGCGCGGGAACGATCAACATCATCTTGCTGATTGACGCCGCGTTGACGCAAGCCGCGCAAGCAAACGCGATCATCACCGCGACCGAAGCGAAAACGATGACACTGATCGAACGCGATGCGCGCACACGCGACGGCGACCGTGCAAGTGGCACGTCCACCGATTCCGTCGTCGTCGCGTGTACAAATCGCGGCGAGCCGATGCGCTACGCCGGTTCGGCGACAGTTGTCGGTTGGCTCATCGGTCGCGCGGTGCGCCGCGCGCTGGGATGGATGCCGGGGAAATAGTGTTCGGTGTCTAGTATTCAGTGTTCAGTGTTCAGTCTCAACACTGAATACTGAATAGACTTTATTGGAAACAACTTTTGTCTCTCGCCAAGACGCAAAGCACGCAAAGAAGCATATTGAAAAAACTTGCGTTCTTGGCGGCTTGGCGAGATATGCCTTATTCCCGATAATGTCTAATACTGTTGACTGCTGACTATCCCACTGTCTCACTGAAATGACTGCTCTCCTGATACTCTTGCTTGCAATCGCAATTGACCTCGCGCTCGGCGATCCGCCAACGGCGCTGCACCCGACTGGTTGGATGGGGCAGTGGCTTTACCTTGGCAAGAAGTGTTCGCCGCAACGGGGTGCGCTCGCGCAATTTGTTTTTGGCGTTTTGCTCATCATCCTGGGTGCGCTCTTGTTCGCGTTGCCCGCGTATTTTGGTTTGAACGCATTGCACGCGTGGAACGACATCGCCTTTGTCATTGTCAGCGCGATGATTTTGAAGACGACCTTCACGTTGCGCGGCTTGATGCGCGCCGCGCGCGATACGCAACGCGCGCTCGACGCGCACGACCTGGTTGAAGCGCGACGGCTCGTCGCGTGGCATCTCGTCAGCCGCGATACGCGCACACTCGACGAGCCGCATGTCGTTTCGGCGACGGTCGAATCGGTCGCCGAAAATATCGCGGATAGTTTTGTCGCGCCGCTGTTGTTTTTTGCGTTGTTCGGCGTGCCTGGCGCGCTCGCGTATCGTTTGGTCAATACCGCCGACGCGATCATCGGTTATCACGGCGCGACCGAGTATCTGGGCAAGTTCGCCGCGCGGCTCGACGATGTGCTCAACTGGATTCCCGCGCGCGTGTCCGGCGCGCTCGTGGTGATCGCCGCGTTCATCGCGCGTGCGAATGCGCGCAACGCGTGGCGCGTGATGCTGCGCGATTACGCGCGCACCGAAAGCCCCAACGCCGGGTGGACGATGAGCGCGATGGCGGGCGCGCTCGATACGCAACTCGAAAAAATCGCGCACTACCAACTTGGCGACGCAACGCGCGCGACTGTACCTGGGATGATCTCGCAATCGTTGTGCGTGATGTTCATTGCATCGTTATCCTGGGTCGTATTGCTTTCTGCCTACTGCCTACTGCTTTCTGAATAATCACTGCCATGTCTATCAAACCCCGCCCAGAACTAGACGCTGTCCGCGCCGCAACGCACGGCGGCTTTCATGCCGACGAGTGGAACGCGCTCGGTGCGGTGATTGATTTTTCGTCGAACGTCAATCCGTTCGGCGTGTCGCCGCGCGTGCGCGAGGCGTTGGCGCGCGTTTCGTTCGAGCGACATCCCGACCCGGACGCGAGCGAACTGCGCGACGCGATTGCAAATCGTTTGGGAGTTTCGCCCGATCACATCGTCGTCGGCAACGGCTCGCTCGAATCGATTCGCGGCGTTGCGCTCGCGTACTTGCGTCCAGGGGACACCGCGCTCATCGTCGGTCCCACGTTCGGCGAGTATCGCGTCGGCGCGCAGATCATGGGCGCGCGCATCGTCCAGGTTGATGCACGCGCGCGCGACGAGTTTCGCCTGGATGTGAACGCGCTTGCCGCGCGCGTCGCCAAAGAAAAACCGCGCCTCGCGTTCATCTGCAATCCGAACAATCCGACCGGCGCGTACTTGACGCGCGAGCAAATCGAAATGCTCGTCGCCGCGTCCGACGAAACGTTGTGGGTACTCGACGAGGCGTTTGTCGCGTTTATGCAAGACGAAGAACGCGTGATTGCGAAGCGGGCAAACGTGGTTGCGATGCGTTCGATGACCAAGCATTACGCGATCCCTGGGTTACGACTTGGGTACGCAGTCGCGCATCCCGACATCGTTGCCGCGCTTGCCAAGGTGCGCGCGCCGTGGAGCGTCAACGCGATGGCGCAAGCCGCTGGACTCGCGGTGTTGCAAGACGACGCGTTTCTGCGCGACACGCTCGCGCGCATTCGCGCGGCATCGCAAGAATTGCGCGATGGCATCACGCGGCTCGGTTGGCGCGTGATACCATCGGCGGTTCACTTTTTTCTCGTCGAGGTCGGCGACGCGCGCGCGTTTCGCGCCGCGCTCGCGCAACGCGGATGCCTCGTGCGCGATTGCGCGTCATTCGGCTTGCCGGAATTCGTGCGCCTCGCGACGCGTACACCCGCAGAAAACACGCGCTTGATCACGGCGTTGGAATCACTCAACCTTGCGAAGGTTTAGAACCTTCGCAAGGATTTCTGCATAATCCTCGAAATGACGAAACTGATTTTGGTTCGGCACGGCGAAACGACGTGGAACGACGAGCGACGTTTTCAGGGACACCTGGATGTGCCGCTCAACGCGCGCGGTTGGCGACAGGCGGAGCAACTCGGCGCGCGTTTTGCGGGCGAAACGATTCACGCGATTTACACGAGCGATCTGCGGCGTGCGCGCGACACGGCAGAGGTGATCGCGTCGCGCGCGAACAAGCCACTTGTCGTCGAGCCGCGCTTGCGCGAAGCGTGCATGGGCGAATTGCAGGGGATGACGTACGCCGACGTTCACGCGCGCTGGTTCCCCAACGTCGCGACGATGCCGAGTTATTTTGTGGACGATGCGCCAGCGGGTGTCGAGTCGTTGCGTGAATTGCAAGCGCGGTTGGTCAGTGCGGTCAACGACATCGCCGCACGGTATGTAAACGAAACGGTGTTGATTGTCAATCACGGCGCGGGCTTGCGCGCGCTCTTTTGTGCGTGGCTCGGTATTGAGTTGTCCGCGTACTGGAAGTTGTGTTCCGACAGCGGCTCGGTTTCCATCGTGCGTGTGACCGAAGCGGGTGTGGTCGTCGAGTTGTTGAACGATACATCGCATTTGGGGAACGACCGCTGACGACTGACCGCCGACCGCCGCGAATCATCTGCGGTCGGCGGTCGGTGGTCGGCGGTCACTCGGAGAGTTTAGTGACAGCCAGACTACTCATGTTGCAAGGCACGGCGTCGAACGTCGGCAAAAGTTTGCTTGTTGCCGCGCTGTGTCGAATGTACAAACAAGCAGGCGTGCGCGTCGCGCCGTTCAAGGCGCAGAATATGGCGCTCAATTCTTTCGTCACGCGCGACGGGCTGGAGATCGGTCGCGCGCAAGCGGTGCAAGCCGAAGCGGCGGGGATTCCGGTGACGGTCGAGATGAATCCGATCCTGCTCAAGCCGGAAGCGGATTC
This sequence is a window from Chloroflexota bacterium. Protein-coding genes within it:
- a CDS encoding histidine phosphatase family protein, which codes for MTKLILVRHGETTWNDERRFQGHLDVPLNARGWRQAEQLGARFAGETIHAIYTSDLRRARDTAEVIASRANKPLVVEPRLREACMGELQGMTYADVHARWFPNVATMPSYFVDDAPAGVESLRELQARLVSAVNDIAARYVNETVLIVNHGAGLRALFCAWLGIELSAYWKLCSDSGSVSIVRVTEAGVVVELLNDTSHLGNDR
- a CDS encoding histidinol-phosphate aminotransferase family protein, translated to MSIKPRPELDAVRAATHGGFHADEWNALGAVIDFSSNVNPFGVSPRVREALARVSFERHPDPDASELRDAIANRLGVSPDHIVVGNGSLESIRGVALAYLRPGDTALIVGPTFGEYRVGAQIMGARIVQVDARARDEFRLDVNALAARVAKEKPRLAFICNPNNPTGAYLTREQIEMLVAASDETLWVLDEAFVAFMQDEERVIAKRANVVAMRSMTKHYAIPGLRLGYAVAHPDIVAALAKVRAPWSVNAMAQAAGLAVLQDDAFLRDTLARIRAASQELRDGITRLGWRVIPSAVHFFLVEVGDARAFRAALAQRGCLVRDCASFGLPEFVRLATRTPAENTRLITALESLNLAKV